In Propionicimonas paludicola, a single window of DNA contains:
- the pknB gene encoding Stk1 family PASTA domain-containing Ser/Thr kinase gives MTEEPRILGGRYQLGEVLGRGGMAEVRRARDLRLGREVAVKQLRVDLASDPTFQERFRREAQSAAGLNHPNIVAVYDTGEDLEPNSGVRVPYIVMELVVGRTLRDLLRTGRKIVPSKALEFVRGILDALSYSHKAGIIHRDIKPANVMLTADGTVKVMDFGIARAVADTSSTMTQTAAVIGTAQYLSPEQARGETVDSRSDIYSAGCLLYELLVGRPPFQGDSPVSVAYQHVREAPVPPSQLDPMITPAMDAITLKALAKDPEDRYQTAAAMRSDLTRLLAGQEISARPPVIPMAAPTSSLTPASYEPTTVMAGNPNPSLPSPTTLAGPVATKPKRRIWPVAVFLSALALVAIGFVAYFATQPEKVQMVAVPGLVGRPQAVAEFALTDKGLKARVQTVTGPDDTTRGQVIRQSLPEGTSVPINTEVTIEVNIGPAKAQIPTDLVTMNVDDAIAELTRLGFSNTRAIKDPSEPLDARANAVTNVDPQPGQTVNMDALITVYYATGESAVPNFKGLTQEEAIAQAVEAGFPSPKFTPAESLETPGTVISQNPVLGKVVKRTTVIKLVLAVAPATPTPPPTTPPPTESPTSAPS, from the coding sequence ATGACCGAAGAGCCGAGGATTCTCGGAGGCCGCTACCAGCTCGGCGAGGTGCTGGGCCGTGGTGGCATGGCCGAGGTCCGTCGAGCCCGCGATCTACGCCTGGGCCGCGAAGTGGCGGTCAAGCAGCTGCGCGTCGACCTCGCCTCCGACCCCACCTTCCAGGAGCGGTTCCGCCGCGAGGCCCAGTCCGCGGCCGGCCTGAACCACCCGAACATCGTGGCCGTCTACGACACCGGCGAGGATCTCGAGCCGAACAGCGGCGTCCGAGTGCCCTACATCGTGATGGAGCTGGTCGTCGGACGCACTCTGCGCGACCTGCTGCGCACCGGCCGCAAGATCGTCCCCAGCAAGGCGCTGGAGTTCGTCCGCGGCATCTTGGACGCGCTGAGCTACAGCCACAAAGCCGGCATCATCCACCGCGACATCAAGCCCGCGAACGTGATGCTGACCGCCGATGGCACCGTGAAGGTGATGGACTTCGGGATCGCCCGTGCGGTCGCCGACACCTCGTCCACCATGACCCAGACCGCGGCCGTGATCGGCACCGCCCAGTACCTCTCCCCGGAGCAGGCCCGCGGCGAGACCGTCGACTCCCGCAGCGACATCTACTCGGCCGGCTGCCTGCTGTACGAGCTGCTGGTCGGGCGTCCGCCGTTCCAGGGCGATTCGCCGGTCAGCGTCGCTTACCAGCACGTCCGGGAAGCCCCGGTGCCACCGTCCCAGCTGGACCCGATGATCACCCCGGCCATGGACGCCATCACGCTGAAGGCGCTGGCCAAGGACCCCGAGGACCGCTACCAGACCGCCGCGGCGATGCGTTCCGACCTGACCCGGCTGCTGGCCGGCCAGGAGATCTCCGCCCGTCCGCCGGTGATTCCGATGGCTGCCCCGACCAGCTCGCTGACTCCGGCCTCCTATGAGCCGACCACCGTCATGGCCGGCAACCCGAACCCGTCGCTGCCCTCGCCGACCACGCTGGCCGGGCCGGTGGCCACCAAGCCCAAGCGCCGGATCTGGCCGGTGGCAGTGTTCCTTTCCGCGCTGGCCCTCGTCGCGATCGGTTTCGTGGCCTACTTCGCCACCCAGCCCGAGAAGGTCCAGATGGTGGCCGTCCCCGGGCTGGTCGGACGTCCGCAGGCCGTCGCCGAGTTCGCGCTCACCGACAAGGGGCTCAAGGCCCGCGTCCAGACAGTGACCGGCCCCGACGACACCACCCGGGGCCAGGTGATTCGGCAGTCGCTCCCCGAGGGCACGTCGGTCCCGATCAATACCGAGGTCACCATCGAGGTGAACATCGGCCCGGCCAAGGCCCAGATTCCGACCGACCTGGTCACCATGAACGTCGACGACGCGATCGCCGAACTGACCCGACTCGGCTTCTCGAACACCAGAGCCATCAAGGATCCCAGCGAGCCCCTGGACGCGCGGGCGAACGCGGTCACCAATGTCGACCCGCAGCCCGGCCAGACGGTGAACATGGACGCGCTGATCACCGTCTACTACGCCACCGGGGAGTCGGCAGTTCCGAACTTCAAGGGGCTCACCCAGGAGGAGGCGATCGCGCAGGCGGTCGAGGCCGGCTTCCCGTCGCCCAAGTTCACCCCTGCCGAGTCGCTGGAGACCCCGGGCACCGTGATCTCGCAGAACCCGGTGCTGGGCAAGGTGGTCAAGCGGACCACGGTGATCAAGCTGGTGCTGGCCGTCGCTCCGGCGACCCCGACACCGCCGCCGACCACGCCGCCGCCCACCGAGTCACCAACCTCGGCCCCCTCCTGA
- a CDS encoding peptidoglycan D,D-transpeptidase FtsI family protein has product MNRPIRGVAIAVMLMFTALLANLTYLSIGQQSYLNDRVENRRVADARFGQDRGPILVGNTAVAESKPVKDRYKFQRSYSNGELYAPITGFYSYLYRASGLEQSYSSALSGQDDSQFLSRLVNMLSGAVPRGGAIETTINAKAQQAAWKALAGRKGAVVAVDYTTGAVLALVTSPSYDPNKLATHDLPNSTKAWNSLNNDPTKPMSNRATREIYPPGSTFKLVTAAAALESGLTADSKIDSSAFKLPTSTKVITGNCGGSSISLTQALKVSCNPGFARLGASLGEDELRNQAERFGFGSKFLDEIGSAPSRFPDELDPAQTAMSAIGEFEVAATPLQMALVSAAIANRGVLMEPYLVSQVTDADFNVVRTTTPRARSQALTASSATELQKMMVQVVANGTGHNAQIPGVTVGGKTGTAQSDRIRNPYAWFTAWADNPHVAVCAFVEDAEIDASEIAGGRVAAPIAKAVIEALR; this is encoded by the coding sequence ATGAACCGTCCGATTCGAGGTGTGGCCATCGCGGTCATGCTGATGTTCACCGCGCTACTGGCCAACCTGACCTATCTGAGCATCGGCCAGCAGTCCTACCTGAACGACCGCGTCGAGAACCGTCGGGTGGCTGACGCCCGGTTCGGCCAGGATCGCGGGCCGATCCTGGTCGGCAACACTGCGGTCGCCGAGTCCAAGCCGGTCAAGGACCGCTACAAGTTCCAGCGCAGCTACTCCAATGGCGAGCTGTACGCCCCGATCACCGGCTTCTACTCCTATCTCTACCGGGCCTCCGGGCTCGAGCAGTCCTACTCCTCGGCGCTGTCCGGCCAGGACGACTCACAGTTCCTGAGTCGCCTGGTGAACATGCTGTCCGGGGCCGTCCCCCGCGGCGGAGCGATCGAGACCACGATCAACGCCAAAGCCCAGCAGGCAGCCTGGAAAGCCCTGGCCGGACGCAAGGGCGCGGTCGTCGCTGTGGACTACACCACCGGTGCGGTGCTGGCGCTGGTCACCTCACCCAGCTACGACCCGAACAAGCTGGCCACCCACGACCTGCCGAACTCGACCAAGGCCTGGAACTCGCTGAACAACGATCCGACCAAGCCGATGTCGAACCGGGCCACCCGCGAGATCTACCCGCCCGGCTCGACCTTCAAGCTGGTCACCGCCGCGGCCGCCCTGGAGTCCGGGCTGACCGCCGACTCCAAGATCGACTCCTCGGCCTTCAAGCTGCCCACCTCGACCAAGGTGATCACCGGCAACTGCGGGGGCAGTTCGATCAGCCTCACCCAGGCACTCAAAGTGTCCTGCAACCCCGGCTTCGCCCGACTGGGCGCCAGCCTCGGCGAGGACGAGTTGCGCAACCAGGCCGAACGCTTCGGCTTCGGCTCCAAGTTCCTCGACGAGATCGGCTCGGCACCCAGCCGGTTCCCCGACGAGCTCGACCCGGCGCAGACCGCAATGAGCGCCATCGGTGAGTTCGAGGTGGCCGCCACTCCGCTGCAGATGGCGCTGGTGTCGGCCGCGATCGCCAACCGCGGCGTCCTCATGGAGCCCTACCTGGTCAGCCAGGTGACCGACGCCGACTTCAATGTCGTCCGGACCACGACGCCGCGAGCGCGCAGCCAGGCGCTGACCGCGTCCAGCGCCACCGAGTTGCAGAAGATGATGGTCCAGGTGGTGGCCAACGGCACCGGGCACAACGCCCAGATCCCCGGCGTCACCGTCGGCGGCAAGACCGGGACGGCGCAGTCCGACCGGATCCGGAACCCGTACGCCTGGTTCACCGCGTGGGCGGACAATCCCCATGTGGCGGTCTGTGCATTCGTCGAGGATGCCGAGATCGACGCCAGTGAAATCGCCGGCGGACGTGTCGCCGCACCCATCGCCAAGGCCGTGATCGAGGCCCTGCGATGA
- a CDS encoding peroxiredoxin family protein yields the protein MTIPTQRQDLHARQRVAAQTQKRKRTLRLWLSWGAALALVAIIAGMLFTSQTTSASTSKTAPDFTLPTTSDTTVTLSNLRGKAVLLYFNEGAGCGACLMQMTEIERNKAAFDAVGITVLPIVMNTKADITTDMTHYGVTTPFLLDDGTVSKAYGTLGKGMHADLPGHSFVLIDATGVQRWYGEYPSMWLEPKTLLDEIKTRL from the coding sequence ATGACCATCCCCACCCAACGTCAGGATCTGCACGCCCGCCAGCGAGTCGCGGCCCAGACCCAGAAGCGCAAGCGCACCCTGCGGCTGTGGCTGTCCTGGGGGGCTGCCCTCGCCTTGGTGGCCATCATCGCGGGGATGCTGTTCACCTCCCAGACCACCTCGGCCAGCACCAGCAAGACCGCCCCCGACTTCACCCTGCCCACCACCAGCGACACCACCGTCACCCTCTCCAACCTCCGCGGCAAGGCCGTCCTGCTCTACTTCAACGAAGGAGCCGGATGCGGCGCCTGCCTCATGCAGATGACCGAGATCGAAAGGAACAAGGCGGCCTTCGACGCCGTCGGCATAACCGTGCTGCCCATCGTCATGAACACCAAGGCCGACATCACCACCGACATGACCCACTACGGCGTCACCACCCCCTTCCTCCTCGACGACGGCACCGTCTCCAAGGCCTACGGCACGTTGGGCAAGGGCATGCACGCCGACCTGCCCGGCCACAGCTTCGTCCTCATCGACGCCACCGGCGTCCAGCGCTGGTACGGCGAATACCCCTCCATGTGGCTAGAACCCAAAACACTGCTCGACGAGATCAAGACCCGGCTCTGA
- a CDS encoding cell division protein CrgA: protein MPESKVRKAAAEKKKLTDRSVATEAEKRDSVAAPGSRAWVVPTFITVGLLGVLWLVVFYITNAVGITIPVFSDVLGSWNVAIGMVLMAASFALATLWK, encoded by the coding sequence GTGCCGGAGTCGAAGGTTCGCAAGGCTGCAGCCGAAAAGAAGAAGCTCACCGACCGTTCGGTCGCGACTGAGGCCGAGAAGCGCGATTCGGTAGCCGCCCCCGGCAGCCGCGCCTGGGTGGTGCCGACCTTCATCACCGTCGGTCTGCTCGGCGTCCTGTGGCTGGTCGTCTTCTACATCACCAACGCCGTCGGCATCACCATTCCGGTGTTCAGTGACGTCCTCGGCTCCTGGAATGTGGCGATCGGAATGGTCCTGATGGCCGCTTCGTTCGCCCTCGCCACTCTCTGGAAGTAG
- a CDS encoding TetR/AcrR family transcriptional regulator, which yields MSRATPMSPDERRRAIIEATLPLLIANGPELSTKEIAKAAGIAEGTIFRVFETKAELVHATLDAALAPTEAMDALAALPDGQPLTDRLAAIIQIVSDEIARTRSLFAAVFGSRPHEGPPKPTNHRPHTDRLRIIRTGLADALAPYTDQLSASIERTSQLIVAVSVAGRMFSTDHQLEDPAEWAELLAHGIAKGKQ from the coding sequence GTGAGCAGAGCAACCCCGATGAGCCCGGACGAACGACGCCGGGCGATCATCGAGGCGACCTTGCCGCTGCTGATCGCCAACGGCCCCGAACTCAGCACCAAGGAGATCGCCAAGGCCGCCGGGATCGCCGAAGGGACGATCTTCCGAGTCTTCGAGACCAAGGCTGAACTCGTCCACGCCACCCTCGACGCAGCGCTGGCGCCCACCGAGGCCATGGACGCGCTCGCCGCGCTCCCCGACGGCCAGCCACTGACCGACCGGCTGGCCGCCATCATTCAGATCGTCTCGGACGAGATCGCCCGCACCCGCTCGCTGTTCGCGGCGGTGTTCGGGTCCCGTCCGCATGAAGGTCCGCCGAAGCCGACCAATCACCGGCCACACACCGACCGGCTTCGGATCATCCGCACGGGCCTCGCTGATGCGCTGGCTCCCTACACCGATCAGCTCAGCGCCTCGATTGAGCGCACCAGCCAGCTGATCGTCGCAGTGTCGGTGGCTGGCCGTATGTTCAGCACCGATCACCAGCTCGAAGATCCGGCCGAGTGGGCCGAGCTCCTCGCCCACGGAATCGCCAAAGGAAAGCAATGA
- the lysS gene encoding lysine--tRNA ligase, protein MNQTPAVNPSLTEQEQVRHDKRAQLIADGGEAYPITVPRTHSAAAVHAGWGHLTAGEETTDVVSVSGRVVFIRNTGKLCFATIQDGFTLDESGTRLQVMLSLAEVGEESLEAWKAQIDLGDFVSVTGRVISSKRGELSVLATDWVLASKALRPLPTLHKELGEETRVRQRYADLVARPEARDMVRLRAAVTRSIRETLYADGYLELETPVLQLIHGGAAARPFNTHLNAFDIDMTLRIALELYLKRAMVGGADRVYEIGRIFRNEGIDSSHSAEFTMLEAYQAWGDQFSIAELIKKLIQNAADAALGTRVIQTEAGEINLDGDWEWKPVYPTLAAKLGEDITPETPAERLREIATAHEVPFDPAWPAQKLIMELFGELVEPDLIQPTFVCDYPPIAQPLARPHRSDPNLIEAWDLIIGGVERGTGFSELIDPVIQRERLVAQSLKAAAGDVEAMQLDEDFLAALEFGAPPMGGLGLGMDRLIMLLTGAGIRETILFPLLKPQS, encoded by the coding sequence GTGAACCAGACGCCAGCTGTGAACCCGTCCCTGACCGAGCAGGAGCAGGTCCGGCACGATAAGCGCGCCCAGCTGATTGCCGACGGTGGCGAGGCCTACCCGATCACGGTGCCGCGGACGCACAGCGCCGCCGCCGTCCATGCCGGTTGGGGCCACCTGACCGCCGGCGAGGAGACCACCGACGTGGTCAGCGTCTCGGGCCGAGTGGTGTTCATCCGCAACACCGGCAAGCTCTGCTTCGCGACCATCCAGGACGGCTTCACGCTGGACGAGTCCGGCACCCGACTGCAGGTGATGCTGTCCCTGGCCGAGGTCGGCGAGGAGTCGCTGGAAGCCTGGAAGGCGCAGATCGACCTGGGTGACTTCGTCTCCGTGACCGGCCGGGTGATCTCGTCCAAGCGCGGTGAGCTGAGTGTGCTGGCCACCGACTGGGTGCTGGCTAGTAAGGCCCTGCGTCCGCTGCCGACCCTGCACAAGGAACTCGGTGAGGAGACCCGGGTCCGGCAGCGCTACGCCGACCTGGTGGCCCGGCCGGAGGCCCGCGACATGGTCCGGCTGCGTGCTGCGGTGACCCGCAGCATCCGGGAGACCCTGTACGCCGACGGCTACCTGGAGCTCGAGACCCCGGTGCTGCAGCTGATCCACGGCGGGGCGGCTGCGCGCCCGTTCAACACCCACCTGAACGCCTTCGACATCGACATGACGCTGCGGATCGCGCTCGAGCTGTACCTGAAGCGGGCCATGGTCGGTGGCGCCGATCGGGTCTACGAGATCGGACGGATCTTCCGCAACGAGGGCATCGACTCCTCGCACTCGGCCGAGTTCACCATGCTCGAGGCCTACCAGGCCTGGGGTGATCAGTTCAGCATCGCCGAGCTGATCAAGAAGCTGATCCAGAACGCCGCGGACGCCGCCCTGGGCACCCGGGTGATCCAGACCGAAGCCGGCGAGATCAACCTGGACGGCGACTGGGAGTGGAAGCCGGTCTACCCGACCCTGGCGGCAAAGCTGGGCGAGGACATCACTCCGGAGACTCCGGCCGAGCGGCTGCGGGAGATCGCGACCGCCCACGAGGTGCCGTTCGATCCTGCCTGGCCGGCCCAGAAGCTGATCATGGAGCTGTTCGGCGAGCTGGTCGAGCCCGATCTGATCCAGCCGACCTTCGTGTGTGACTACCCGCCGATCGCGCAGCCGCTGGCCCGTCCGCACCGCAGCGACCCGAACCTGATCGAAGCCTGGGATCTGATCATCGGTGGCGTCGAGCGCGGCACCGGCTTCTCCGAGCTGATCGACCCGGTCATTCAGCGCGAGCGGCTGGTCGCCCAGTCACTGAAGGCCGCTGCCGGAGACGTGGAGGCCATGCAGCTGGACGAGGACTTCCTGGCCGCACTCGAGTTCGGGGCACCGCCGATGGGTGGCCTCGGGCTGGGCATGGACCGGCTGATCATGCTGCTCACCGGTGCCGGCATCCGCGAGACGATCCTGTTCCCGCTACTCAAGCCGCAGAGCTGA
- a CDS encoding aminodeoxychorismate/anthranilate synthase component II — MARILVIDNYDSFVYNLVGYLGQLGAETEVWRNDDPRFADPSWADGFDGILLSPGPGTPEEAGVCIDVVRNQGGRIPIFGVCLGLQSMSVAFGGVVNRAPELLHGKTSLVHHDGKGVFAGLPNPFTATRYHSLALDPATVPDDLEVSASTDSGVIMAVRHKSLPIESVQFHPESVLTEGGYQMLANWLVACGDAEAPSRAVGLTPLMALRDQG; from the coding sequence ATGGCACGGATCCTGGTGATCGACAACTACGACTCGTTCGTCTACAACCTGGTCGGCTACCTGGGGCAGCTCGGGGCCGAGACCGAGGTCTGGCGCAACGACGACCCGCGGTTTGCCGACCCTTCCTGGGCGGACGGATTCGACGGGATCCTGCTCTCGCCCGGCCCGGGAACCCCAGAGGAGGCCGGGGTCTGCATTGACGTCGTTCGCAACCAGGGCGGACGGATCCCGATCTTCGGTGTCTGCCTGGGACTGCAGTCGATGTCGGTGGCATTCGGCGGGGTGGTCAACCGCGCTCCCGAGTTGCTGCACGGCAAGACCTCGCTGGTCCATCACGACGGCAAGGGCGTCTTCGCCGGGCTGCCGAACCCGTTCACGGCCACTCGCTACCACTCGCTGGCCCTGGATCCGGCGACCGTCCCGGACGACCTGGAGGTCAGCGCGTCCACCGACTCGGGGGTGATCATGGCCGTGCGGCACAAGAGCTTGCCGATCGAGAGCGTCCAGTTCCACCCTGAGTCGGTGCTCACCGAAGGTGGCTACCAGATGCTCGCGAACTGGCTGGTGGCCTGTGGGGACGCCGAGGCGCCCAGCCGTGCCGTGGGGCTGACCCCGTTGATGGCCCTGCGCGACCAGGGCTGA
- a CDS encoding FHA domain-containing protein FhaB/FipA: MSELVVVALKLGFLALLWLFILFVGNVVRTDLFGRKVPATEIAQASLVATGGPTAKMPRKVEKRLPTVLKITHGRQAGLTVPLAGGVLIGRSPDCQLLLEDDYVSTKHARIVVTPSGYQVEDLGSTNGTFLNNQRLTTPSPFGAGDTLRIGRTLMSVEK, from the coding sequence ATGTCTGAACTCGTCGTCGTCGCGCTCAAGCTCGGCTTCCTGGCCCTGCTCTGGTTGTTCATCCTCTTCGTCGGCAATGTGGTGCGTACCGACCTGTTCGGACGCAAGGTGCCGGCCACCGAGATCGCCCAAGCCAGCCTGGTGGCCACCGGCGGCCCGACCGCGAAAATGCCCCGCAAGGTCGAGAAGCGCCTGCCCACCGTCCTGAAGATCACCCACGGACGCCAGGCCGGTCTGACCGTCCCGCTGGCCGGCGGCGTCCTGATCGGACGCTCACCGGACTGCCAGCTGCTACTCGAGGACGACTACGTCTCCACCAAGCACGCCCGGATCGTGGTGACCCCGAGCGGCTACCAGGTCGAGGATCTCGGTTCCACCAACGGCACCTTCCTCAACAACCAGCGGCTCACCACCCCCAGCCCATTCGGCGCTGGTGACACCCTGCGGATCGGCCGCACCCTGATGAGCGTGGAGAAGTAG
- a CDS encoding PP2C family protein-serine/threonine phosphatase — MTLALRYLAHSEIGLVRRNNQDSAYTSPTMLMVADGMGGAAAGDLASAIAIRELQEADGPLTGESMLTAIDAAIAKASRSISDLIDDDPALDGMGSTVCGFMFDGNQIGLANIGDSRAYRYRDGVLTRLTRDHSWVQTLVDEGRITEAEALEHPHRSLILRVINGSTQHLPDLELVDVQVGDRLLVCSDGLCGMVTDAVIASEMDGDLPKVLESLIAVAHAEGGLDNITIILADVVEGEPSGTPEVLGAAAVIDPDDISENTVALPAGQLVEVAPDPVAGETARYAPTTKHRLRTSLTVLLAILLPLGLIGGAGYGWYHYTQGQYYLGANAEQVAIYQGIPEPVFNLPLSKVIQDDQTRVADLPGYYQEQVRAKALTAGSLTAAQRILDTLRVKAEQCIKQRSGWHSPSPSPSPTPPASQTPSGRPSGSASPTAKPGATPSAPTSIASPQPTDTSTPAAPTEC; from the coding sequence ATGACCCTCGCTCTGCGCTACCTGGCCCACTCCGAGATCGGGCTGGTCCGTCGCAACAACCAGGACTCGGCCTACACCTCGCCCACCATGCTGATGGTGGCGGACGGAATGGGCGGCGCCGCCGCCGGCGACCTGGCCTCGGCGATCGCCATCCGCGAGCTGCAAGAGGCGGACGGGCCGCTGACCGGCGAGTCGATGCTCACCGCGATCGACGCGGCCATCGCCAAGGCGTCCAGGTCCATCTCCGATCTGATCGACGACGACCCGGCCCTAGACGGCATGGGCAGCACCGTGTGCGGTTTCATGTTCGACGGCAACCAGATCGGCCTGGCCAACATCGGCGACTCCCGCGCCTACCGCTACCGCGACGGCGTGCTCACCCGGCTGACCCGGGACCACTCCTGGGTGCAGACCCTGGTCGATGAGGGACGGATCACCGAGGCCGAGGCCCTCGAGCATCCGCATCGCTCACTGATCCTGCGCGTCATCAACGGCAGCACCCAGCACCTGCCCGATCTGGAGCTGGTCGACGTCCAGGTCGGCGACCGGCTGCTGGTCTGCTCCGACGGCCTGTGCGGCATGGTCACCGATGCCGTCATCGCCTCCGAGATGGACGGCGATCTGCCCAAGGTTCTGGAGTCGCTGATCGCCGTGGCTCACGCCGAGGGCGGCCTGGACAACATCACCATCATCCTGGCCGACGTGGTCGAGGGCGAGCCGTCCGGGACCCCCGAGGTGCTCGGTGCCGCAGCCGTGATCGATCCGGACGACATCAGCGAGAACACCGTGGCCCTGCCGGCCGGTCAGCTGGTCGAGGTCGCCCCGGACCCGGTGGCCGGCGAGACGGCCCGCTACGCCCCGACCACCAAGCACCGGCTGCGCACTTCGCTGACCGTGCTGCTGGCGATCCTGCTGCCGCTGGGCCTGATCGGCGGGGCCGGCTACGGCTGGTACCACTACACCCAGGGGCAGTACTACCTGGGCGCGAACGCCGAACAGGTGGCCATCTACCAGGGCATCCCCGAGCCGGTGTTCAACCTGCCGCTGTCGAAGGTGATCCAGGACGACCAGACCCGGGTCGCCGATCTGCCCGGCTACTACCAAGAACAGGTCCGGGCCAAGGCCCTGACCGCCGGCTCGCTGACCGCCGCCCAGCGGATCCTGGACACGCTGCGGGTCAAGGCCGAGCAGTGCATCAAGCAGCGCTCCGGCTGGCACAGCCCCAGCCCGAGTCCCAGCCCCACTCCCCCGGCCAGCCAGACCCCGTCCGGTCGTCCGAGCGGATCCGCCTCTCCCACTGCCAAGCCGGGGGCCACCCCGTCGGCCCCCACGTCGATCGCCAGCCCGCAGCCGACGGACACCAGCACCCCGGCAGCGCCCACGGAGTGCTGA
- a CDS encoding YHS domain-containing protein — translation MFEKQKTIKALDPICGMRIAPANAAATREHDGTNFYFCAEGCAKTFDRDPHRYGHLAAPHPH, via the coding sequence ATGTTCGAGAAGCAGAAGACCATCAAGGCCCTCGATCCGATCTGCGGCATGCGAATCGCCCCCGCCAACGCCGCAGCAACCCGCGAACACGACGGCACAAACTTCTACTTCTGCGCCGAGGGTTGCGCCAAAACCTTCGATCGGGATCCCCACCGCTACGGCCACCTCGCGGCACCCCACCCGCACTAG
- a CDS encoding DUF3105 domain-containing protein → MAIGVAVVVVITGAGVLLSRPPVATADTTGTVTYPDLARGHVSTPVVYAQVPPAGGDHAEEWQNCGVYTAPVQSENAVHSLEHGAIWVTYRPDLAPDQVQVLQAAVKTQPYGLLSPFPGLPAPVVATVWGVQLKVQSATDPQLASFIAKYADASQAPEPRGECTGGIGAPTDR, encoded by the coding sequence GTGGCGATCGGTGTCGCGGTCGTCGTGGTGATCACCGGCGCTGGAGTACTCCTGTCACGACCCCCGGTAGCCACTGCCGATACGACCGGGACCGTTACCTACCCGGATCTGGCACGAGGCCACGTCTCCACCCCGGTCGTGTACGCCCAGGTTCCGCCGGCGGGCGGCGACCATGCAGAGGAATGGCAGAACTGCGGCGTGTACACCGCCCCTGTCCAGAGCGAGAACGCGGTCCATTCCCTCGAGCACGGAGCGATCTGGGTCACCTACCGGCCCGACCTCGCACCCGACCAGGTGCAAGTCCTCCAGGCCGCGGTCAAGACCCAACCCTACGGACTGCTCAGCCCCTTCCCGGGACTACCGGCACCCGTCGTGGCCACCGTGTGGGGCGTCCAACTCAAGGTTCAATCCGCAACCGACCCCCAGCTGGCCAGCTTCATCGCCAAGTACGCCGACGCCAGCCAGGCTCCCGAGCCGCGAGGCGAGTGCACCGGAGGGATCGGTGCCCCCACCGATCGGTGA
- a CDS encoding FhaA domain-containing protein, protein MGVFDRVEKKLEGAVSGVFARAFKGDVQPVELTARLQRELDSEAKLLDRDRKLVPNDFTIGFSQHDYDRLTPYSKTLNAEIIPVLRDYAANAGYLFNGPLTIDYVLDASLPVGRFTVSSAAVAGVDAAAEPTPSEVRNARLVVEVNGVRHPLTPPGFSIGRGTDADLRINDPGVSRLHARINVVDTAAGQQVSIEDLGSTNGITVDGVRTRQASLGEGSRIEIGTTRLAIVSPTSDV, encoded by the coding sequence ATGGGGGTCTTCGATCGGGTGGAGAAAAAGCTGGAGGGCGCCGTCAGCGGCGTCTTTGCGCGCGCCTTCAAGGGCGACGTGCAGCCGGTGGAGCTCACCGCTCGCCTGCAGCGCGAACTCGACAGCGAGGCCAAGCTGCTCGACCGCGATCGCAAGCTCGTTCCCAACGACTTCACGATCGGCTTCTCCCAGCACGACTACGACCGGCTCACCCCCTACTCGAAGACGCTGAACGCCGAGATCATCCCGGTCCTGCGCGACTACGCGGCGAACGCCGGCTACCTGTTCAACGGCCCGCTCACCATCGACTACGTCCTCGACGCATCGCTTCCGGTCGGACGGTTCACGGTGAGTTCCGCCGCTGTGGCCGGGGTGGACGCCGCTGCCGAACCGACCCCCAGCGAGGTGCGCAATGCCCGGCTGGTGGTCGAGGTCAACGGCGTCCGGCACCCGCTCACCCCGCCCGGCTTCAGCATCGGACGTGGCACCGACGCGGACCTGCGGATCAACGACCCCGGCGTCTCCCGGCTGCACGCCCGGATCAACGTGGTCGACACCGCCGCCGGCCAGCAGGTCAGCATCGAAGATCTCGGCTCCACCAACGGCATCACAGTGGACGGCGTCCGCACCCGTCAGGCCAGCCTCGGCGAAGGCAGCCGCATCGAGATCGGAACCACCCGACTCGCCATCGTCTCGCCGACCTCGGATGTCTGA